A stretch of Mycobacterium sp. ITM-2016-00316 DNA encodes these proteins:
- a CDS encoding metalloregulator ArsR/SmtB family transcription factor, with the protein MSKWLSLIQVGPPIGRAALDESACAPLAQMFKALGDPVRLRLLSLIASSAGGEACVCDISSTFDLSQPTISHHLKVLRSAGILDSQRRGSWVYYRAIPEALHQLSIILQVESGTPTPSDACAEETVQ; encoded by the coding sequence ATGTCGAAGTGGCTGTCACTGATTCAGGTCGGCCCGCCCATCGGACGCGCAGCACTCGACGAGAGCGCATGTGCGCCACTTGCCCAGATGTTCAAGGCCCTCGGCGATCCGGTCCGGCTGCGCCTGCTGAGCCTGATCGCCAGCAGTGCCGGCGGCGAAGCCTGCGTCTGCGACATCTCCAGCACGTTCGATCTTTCCCAGCCGACCATCTCCCACCATCTCAAGGTGCTTCGCTCCGCCGGAATCCTGGACAGCCAGCGGCGCGGCTCGTGGGTGTACTACCGGGCCATTCCCGAAGCACTACACCAGCTTTCGATCATCCTGCAGGTCGAGAGCGGAACCCCCACACCATCCGATGCCTGTGCCGAGGAGACCGTGCAATGA
- the arsD gene encoding arsenite efflux transporter metallochaperone ArsD: MSKVEVFEPALCCATGVCGEDVDQALVMFSADLDFVAGRGGDVTRYNLASEPGSFAENETVRAFLQVAGSGGLPLVLVDGVTAMTGRYPDRNQLATWAGVEVAAPNLLGDSCCGSSASDDSGCC, translated from the coding sequence ATGAGCAAGGTTGAAGTATTCGAACCCGCGCTGTGTTGTGCGACCGGTGTCTGCGGCGAGGATGTGGATCAAGCACTGGTGATGTTCTCCGCCGACCTGGATTTCGTCGCCGGCCGCGGCGGCGATGTCACCCGCTACAACCTGGCCAGCGAGCCGGGCTCCTTCGCCGAGAACGAGACCGTGCGCGCATTTCTTCAGGTCGCCGGATCCGGCGGCCTACCGTTGGTTCTGGTCGATGGCGTCACCGCGATGACGGGCCGCTATCCCGATCGCAACCAGCTCGCCACCTGGGCCGGAGTCGAGGTGGCCGCACCGAACCTGCTCGGCGACAGCTGCTGTGGCAGCAGCGCTTCCGACGACTCGGGTTGTTGCTGA
- the arsA gene encoding arsenical pump-driving ATPase produces MKFLAASPRFLFFTGKGGVGKTSIACASAIHLARQGRRVLLVSTDPASNVGQVFGLTIGNTVTDIPAIEGLSALEIDPDQAAEAYRERIISPVRGLLPDKEIQSITEQLSGSCTTEIASFNEFTELLTDSDGPMAQFDHVLFDTAPTGHTIRLLQLPGSWTDFLNEGKGDASCLGPLSGLDKQRALYAGAVAALADPQRTRLVLVARAQRSTLAEITRTHRELAAIGLTHQYVVINGVLPAAATDGDPLAEAIRTREQRAIADLPEELRSLPTDLVDLKTTNIVGLDALTSLFSREPGAPAAAEDIALDVADAPLAALVDELARGDHGLIMCMGKGGVGKTTIAAAIAVALAERGHSVHLTTTDPAGHLADMLHGSMDNLHVSSIDPVEATRAYRDHVLATKGAALDDRGKALLEEDLRSPCTEEVAVFQAFSRAIGESRNTFVVVDTAPTGHTLLLLDATGSYHREIARQLGDRHFTTPLMRLQDPELTKVIIVTLAETTPVLEAAGLQRELERAQIHPWAWVIDNSLAAARPTSPLLRRRAVAELVEIDTVRAEQAGRVAVVPLLATEPVGIPALKALTASGAAAVG; encoded by the coding sequence GTGAAGTTCCTGGCGGCGTCCCCGCGGTTCCTGTTCTTCACCGGCAAGGGCGGGGTCGGCAAGACCTCGATCGCCTGCGCGTCCGCGATCCACCTGGCTCGCCAGGGCAGGCGGGTGCTGCTGGTCAGCACGGACCCGGCGTCCAACGTGGGCCAGGTCTTCGGGCTGACCATCGGCAACACCGTCACCGACATCCCCGCTATCGAAGGCCTGTCGGCCCTGGAAATCGACCCGGATCAGGCCGCCGAGGCGTATCGCGAGCGCATCATCTCTCCGGTGCGCGGCCTGTTGCCCGACAAGGAAATACAATCGATCACCGAGCAGCTCTCCGGGTCGTGTACCACCGAGATCGCCTCCTTCAACGAATTCACCGAACTGCTCACCGATTCGGACGGCCCGATGGCGCAGTTCGATCATGTGCTGTTCGACACCGCGCCGACCGGGCACACCATCCGGCTGCTGCAACTGCCCGGCTCGTGGACCGACTTTCTCAACGAGGGCAAGGGCGACGCCTCGTGCCTGGGGCCGCTGTCCGGACTCGACAAACAGCGCGCGCTCTACGCCGGGGCCGTGGCGGCCCTGGCCGACCCGCAGCGCACCCGCTTGGTGCTCGTCGCTCGCGCGCAAAGGTCCACCCTGGCCGAAATCACCCGTACACACCGTGAACTCGCGGCAATAGGGCTCACCCACCAGTACGTCGTGATCAACGGGGTGCTGCCCGCCGCTGCCACCGACGGCGACCCGCTCGCCGAGGCGATCCGCACCCGCGAGCAGCGCGCCATCGCCGATCTGCCCGAGGAACTTCGTTCACTGCCCACGGATCTGGTGGATCTCAAAACCACGAACATCGTCGGACTCGACGCACTCACGTCACTGTTCAGCCGCGAGCCGGGCGCACCGGCCGCCGCCGAGGACATTGCCCTGGACGTGGCCGATGCCCCGCTGGCCGCTCTGGTCGACGAACTCGCCCGTGGCGACCACGGCTTGATCATGTGCATGGGAAAGGGTGGCGTCGGCAAGACCACCATTGCCGCCGCCATCGCCGTCGCCCTGGCCGAGCGTGGCCATTCCGTGCATCTGACCACCACGGATCCCGCCGGCCACCTCGCCGACATGCTGCACGGCAGCATGGACAACCTGCACGTCTCCAGCATCGACCCGGTCGAGGCGACCCGCGCCTACCGCGATCATGTGCTGGCCACCAAAGGCGCCGCCCTCGACGACCGGGGAAAGGCACTGCTCGAAGAGGATCTCCGTTCGCCCTGCACCGAGGAAGTCGCCGTGTTCCAGGCCTTCTCGCGTGCCATCGGCGAATCACGCAACACATTCGTGGTCGTCGACACCGCCCCGACCGGCCACACGCTGTTGCTGCTGGATGCCACCGGCTCCTACCACCGCGAGATCGCCCGACAATTGGGCGACCGGCACTTCACCACCCCGCTGATGCGGTTGCAGGATCCTGAGCTGACCAAGGTCATCATCGTCACGCTGGCCGAGACGACCCCGGTGCTCGAAGCAGCGGGCCTGCAGCGCGAACTCGAACGCGCACAGATACACCCGTGGGCGTGGGTCATCGACAACTCGCTTGCCGCCGCGCGCCCCACCTCACCCTTGCTTCGCCGCAGGGCGGTTGCCGAACTGGTCGAGATCGACACGGTGAGAGCCGAACAGGCCGGTCGGGTAGCAGTCGTACCGCTACTGGCGACCGAACCTGTCGGCATCCCCGCACTGAAGGCGCTCACCGCTTCCGGTGCCGCCGCGGTGGGCTAG
- a CDS encoding ArsI/CadI family heavy metal resistance metalloenzyme translates to MSRVQLALNVDDLDEAITFYSTLFNTEPAKRKDGYANFAIADPPLKLVLFQNPGQGGTINHLGVEVESSATVHSEIARLSAEGMFTDEEIGATCCFAKQDKVWVTGPAGERWEVYTVLADSESFGTSPQHSDDRGPEGETCCGSVAPASDDDKVGVTAGCC, encoded by the coding sequence ATGTCCCGTGTTCAGCTCGCTCTCAACGTCGATGACCTCGATGAGGCCATCACGTTCTACTCCACGCTCTTCAACACCGAACCGGCCAAACGGAAGGACGGCTACGCGAACTTCGCGATCGCCGATCCGCCGCTGAAGCTGGTTCTGTTCCAGAATCCCGGTCAGGGCGGCACCATCAACCATCTCGGTGTCGAGGTGGAATCCAGTGCCACGGTGCACTCCGAGATCGCCCGACTCAGCGCTGAGGGCATGTTCACCGATGAGGAGATCGGCGCCACGTGTTGCTTTGCCAAGCAGGACAAGGTCTGGGTGACCGGCCCGGCCGGCGAGCGGTGGGAGGTCTACACCGTGCTGGCCGATTCGGAGTCGTTCGGGACCAGCCCGCAGCATTCCGACGATCGCGGTCCCGAAGGCGAAACCTGCTGCGGCAGTGTGGCCCCGGCGAGCGATGATGACAAGGTGGGGGTGACCGCGGGCTGCTGCTAG
- a CDS encoding Rv2640c family ArsR-like transcriptional regulator, whose product MPKSLPLVDMSAPVCCAPVAAGPMGDQAALEIALRLKALADPARVKLMSLLFSSSADEENSSDLARALGLAESTVSHHLSQLRKAGLVESQRRGMNVFHTARRDAVAALCAVLDPHCCT is encoded by the coding sequence ATGCCGAAGTCACTACCGCTGGTCGACATGTCCGCGCCGGTGTGTTGCGCACCCGTGGCCGCGGGCCCGATGGGCGATCAGGCGGCGCTGGAGATCGCCCTGCGCCTGAAGGCTCTCGCCGACCCGGCGCGGGTCAAGCTGATGTCCCTACTGTTCAGCAGTTCGGCCGACGAGGAGAACAGCAGCGATCTCGCCCGCGCCCTCGGGCTCGCCGAGTCGACCGTCAGTCATCATCTCTCCCAGCTCCGGAAGGCGGGCTTGGTGGAGTCCCAGCGGCGCGGCATGAATGTGTTTCATACAGCCCGTCGCGACGCCGTCGCCGCGCTATGCGCGGTGCTCGATCCCCACTGCTGCACCTGA
- the mshD gene encoding mycothiol synthase encodes MIEWRTGLSTEDRAAITDIVTSATARDGVAPVGDQVLRELGRDDTRHLLARDGDTVLGYLNLAPGMAEAVVHPDARRRGIGTELVRTGLAEGGPQTRIWAHGDLPAARGLASALGLLPVRELLQMRRALNDLPPVAGTHEIRTYAGRDDDTELLRVNNAAFSWHPEQGGWTEADIDERRAEPWFDPAGLFLAFEGPRLLGFHWTKVHSRDLGEVYVVGVDPDAQGRGLGAELTLLGLHHLAARLGPEADVTLYVEGDNTAAVKTYRRLGFVVYSADVAYAGSSGAAVGIEHRA; translated from the coding sequence GTGATCGAATGGCGCACCGGGCTGTCCACCGAGGATAGGGCCGCGATCACCGACATCGTCACGTCGGCGACCGCACGCGACGGCGTCGCCCCGGTCGGTGATCAGGTACTGCGTGAGCTGGGCCGCGACGACACCCGGCACCTGCTCGCTCGCGACGGTGACACGGTGCTCGGCTATCTGAACCTCGCGCCGGGCATGGCCGAGGCCGTGGTCCATCCCGACGCCCGGCGCCGCGGTATCGGAACCGAGTTGGTTCGCACCGGGCTCGCCGAAGGCGGGCCGCAGACCCGGATCTGGGCGCACGGAGATCTACCGGCCGCCCGGGGCCTGGCCTCCGCGCTGGGGCTGCTCCCGGTCCGGGAGCTACTGCAGATGCGGCGAGCGCTCAACGACCTTCCACCCGTCGCTGGGACGCACGAGATCCGCACCTATGCCGGACGCGACGACGACACCGAGTTGTTGCGGGTCAACAACGCGGCCTTCTCCTGGCATCCCGAGCAGGGGGGCTGGACCGAGGCCGACATCGACGAGCGCCGCGCCGAACCGTGGTTCGATCCCGCCGGACTGTTCCTGGCCTTTGAAGGGCCGCGGCTGTTGGGTTTTCACTGGACGAAGGTCCATTCCCGGGATCTCGGCGAGGTGTACGTCGTCGGCGTGGACCCCGACGCGCAGGGACGCGGCCTCGGTGCCGAGTTGACGTTGCTGGGGCTGCATCATCTCGCCGCGCGACTGGGCCCCGAGGCCGATGTCACGCTGTACGTGGAGGGCGACAACACCGCCGCGGTGAAAACCTATCGGCGGCTGGGGTTTGTCGTCTACAGCGCCGATGTCGCCTATGCCGGCAGCTCAGGTGCAGCAGTGGGGATCGAGCACCGCGCATAG
- a CDS encoding response regulator transcription factor, which translates to MLELLLLTVDPHPDTVLPSLSLLAHNVRTAPTEVSSLLEAGTADIAIVDARTDLAAARGLCRLLGTTGTSIPVVAVVNEGGLVAVNVEWGLDEILLPGTGPAEIDARLRLLVGRRGGVADQESVGKVTLGELVIDEGTYTARLRGRPLDLTYKEFELLKYLAQHAGRVFTRAQLLQEVWGYDFFGGTRTVDVHVRRLRAKLGPEYESLIGTVRNVGYKAVRPARGRTPAPAADDLDDADDYDGELDGDLGESDFGSAAGSFGPLHSQ; encoded by the coding sequence ATTTTGGAACTACTACTTCTGACCGTTGACCCGCACCCGGACACTGTGCTGCCTTCGCTGTCGCTGCTGGCGCACAACGTACGGACGGCACCGACCGAAGTATCCTCCCTGCTCGAAGCCGGAACGGCCGACATTGCGATCGTCGACGCGCGCACCGACCTGGCCGCCGCGCGTGGCCTGTGTCGCCTGTTGGGCACCACCGGGACCTCGATCCCCGTGGTGGCTGTGGTGAATGAAGGCGGCCTGGTCGCCGTCAACGTGGAATGGGGACTCGACGAGATCCTGCTGCCCGGTACCGGGCCCGCCGAGATCGACGCGCGGCTGCGGCTGTTGGTCGGTCGTCGCGGCGGGGTCGCCGACCAGGAGAGCGTGGGCAAGGTGACGCTCGGCGAGCTCGTCATCGACGAGGGCACCTACACCGCGCGGCTGCGCGGGCGCCCGCTCGATCTCACCTACAAGGAGTTCGAACTCCTCAAGTACCTGGCCCAGCACGCGGGCCGGGTGTTCACCCGGGCCCAGCTGCTGCAGGAGGTCTGGGGGTACGACTTCTTCGGCGGCACCCGCACCGTCGACGTGCACGTGCGACGGCTGCGTGCCAAGCTCGGGCCCGAGTACGAATCGTTGATCGGGACCGTCCGCAACGTCGGGTACAAAGCGGTTCGGCCGGCGCGTGGGCGCACGCCGGCCCCGGCGGCCGATGATCTCGATGACGCCGACGACTACGACGGCGAGCTCGACGGGGACCTTGGCGAATCCGACTTCGGTTCGGCCGCAGGTTCGTTCGGCCCGCTGCACAGCCAGTGA
- the lmeA gene encoding mannan chain length control protein LmeA, whose amino-acid sequence MRQNVAVRKLLTGVLATILAVVLGAVGTDFGAAIYAEYRLARSVRTAAQLHFDPWASILGFPFITQARAHRYREIEIRANGVPHPVTGKVSLEATLHSIDLVDSTWLIGPDATLPVGVAEARIIIDSTHVGKFMGIKDLLVEAPTRETEDGLKGVTESGISSGKDLVFTGTPTAADLDERVSVAVDLTVADPDGSTLVLTATGVLTGPGTADEAVPEDKTAAVLKAFSTRIPGQRLPFGLTPTTAGARGSDIIVEGITEGLTVRLDEFRQS is encoded by the coding sequence GTGCGACAGAATGTGGCGGTGCGCAAGCTGCTGACCGGTGTCCTCGCCACGATCCTGGCGGTGGTTCTCGGCGCCGTCGGAACCGATTTCGGCGCGGCCATCTACGCCGAATACCGGCTGGCCCGCAGCGTGCGCACCGCCGCGCAGCTGCACTTCGACCCGTGGGCCAGCATCCTGGGATTCCCGTTCATCACCCAGGCACGCGCGCATCGCTACCGCGAGATCGAGATCCGCGCCAACGGCGTGCCGCACCCGGTGACCGGCAAGGTGTCGCTGGAGGCGACGCTGCACTCGATCGACCTGGTGGACTCGACCTGGCTGATCGGCCCGGACGCCACGCTGCCGGTCGGCGTCGCCGAGGCCCGGATCATCATCGACTCGACGCACGTCGGAAAGTTCATGGGCATCAAGGACCTGTTGGTCGAGGCACCCACCCGGGAGACCGAGGACGGCCTCAAGGGCGTCACCGAGTCGGGCATCTCCAGCGGCAAGGATCTGGTGTTCACCGGCACCCCGACGGCCGCGGACCTGGACGAGCGGGTCAGCGTCGCGGTCGACCTGACGGTCGCCGATCCCGACGGCAGCACGCTGGTCCTGACCGCAACCGGGGTGCTGACCGGCCCCGGCACCGCGGACGAGGCGGTACCCGAGGACAAGACCGCCGCCGTGCTGAAGGCGTTCAGTACCCGCATCCCGGGTCAGCGGTTGCCGTTCGGCCTGACGCCCACGACGGCGGGCGCCCGCGGATCCGACATCATCGTCGAGGGCATCACGGAGGGATTGACCGTGCGACTGGACGAGTTCAGACAGTCATGA
- a CDS encoding thioredoxin family protein, whose product MNTSLTLVIVIVIAVLGIGYLVGKMITLRSGMMRAAAEASDIDTSGLGLSTTGPTILHFTATWCGPCAAVRRVVDQVCADLPAVAHVEIDMDENPEAARRLSVLSLPTTVIFGGDGRPRYRTTGVPKAADLRSALEPLLA is encoded by the coding sequence ATGAACACCTCGCTGACGCTCGTCATCGTGATCGTGATCGCGGTGCTCGGCATCGGGTACCTGGTGGGCAAGATGATCACGCTGCGGTCGGGGATGATGCGGGCTGCGGCCGAGGCCTCCGATATCGACACCAGCGGACTCGGCCTGTCCACCACCGGACCGACCATCCTGCATTTCACCGCGACGTGGTGCGGCCCGTGTGCGGCGGTGCGCCGAGTCGTCGACCAGGTGTGTGCCGACCTTCCGGCGGTGGCCCATGTCGAGATCGATATGGACGAGAATCCCGAAGCTGCGCGCAGGCTTTCGGTGTTGTCCCTGCCGACCACTGTCATCTTCGGCGGCGACGGGCGGCCGCGGTACCGGACCACCGGCGTCCCGAAAGCCGCTGACCTGCGCTCGGCGCTCGAACCGCTATTGGCTTGA
- a CDS encoding Ms5788A family Cys-rich leader peptide produces MPVPTGIVCVVTARLELLLTKRRAVDLCRTAGCCCCCSC; encoded by the coding sequence ATGCCGGTCCCTACGGGTATTGTGTGCGTCGTGACCGCCCGTCTTGAGCTGCTGCTCACCAAACGCCGCGCAGTTGATCTGTGCCGCACCGCGGGTTGTTGCTGTTGTTGTAGCTGCTGA
- a CDS encoding DUF4395 domain-containing protein yields the protein MSVDTDQVDVRGPRFVAWITTAVLIVTLLVSAVSVPASATILGLQTVVFAIGAARGPRRHPYGAVFATFIAPRLGPVTEREPVAPLQFAQLVGFVFGAVGTAGFALNVAPAGLIATGFALFAAFLNAAFGICLGCQIYPLVARFRRVPA from the coding sequence ATGTCAGTCGATACCGACCAGGTGGACGTCCGCGGACCCCGGTTCGTCGCCTGGATCACCACGGCCGTCCTGATCGTCACCCTGCTCGTCTCGGCGGTGAGCGTGCCCGCCTCCGCCACCATCCTGGGTCTGCAGACGGTGGTTTTCGCCATCGGTGCCGCACGGGGTCCACGGCGACACCCCTACGGCGCGGTGTTCGCCACGTTCATCGCACCGCGGCTGGGCCCGGTCACCGAGCGCGAACCGGTCGCTCCACTGCAGTTCGCGCAGCTGGTCGGATTCGTCTTCGGAGCCGTCGGCACCGCCGGCTTCGCGCTGAACGTTGCGCCGGCCGGCCTGATCGCCACCGGCTTCGCACTGTTCGCCGCATTTCTCAACGCGGCCTTCGGCATCTGCCTGGGCTGCCAGATCTACCCGCTCGTCGCGCGGTTCCGCCGCGTTCCCGCCTGA
- a CDS encoding sulfurtransferase, protein MARSDVLVSTDWAESNLDAPKTVFVEVDEDTSAYEGGHIQGAVRLDWKTELQDQVKRDFVDQQQFSKLLSDKGIANDDTVILYGGNNNWFAAYAYWYFKLYGHEDVKLLDGGRKKWELDGRPLVTEVAARTATSYSAAAPNNDIRAFRDEVIAAIGEKNLVDVRSPDEFSGKILAPAHLPQEQSQRAGHIPTAISVPWSKAANEDGTFKSDEDLAKLYAEAGLDGDKLTIAYCRIGERSSHTWFVLQELLGHKNVKNYDGSWTEYGSLVGAPIELGS, encoded by the coding sequence ATGGCACGCTCCGACGTCCTGGTCTCCACCGACTGGGCCGAGAGCAATCTCGACGCACCGAAAACGGTCTTCGTCGAGGTCGACGAGGACACGTCCGCCTACGAGGGCGGTCACATCCAGGGCGCCGTGCGCCTGGATTGGAAGACCGAGCTGCAGGATCAGGTGAAGCGCGACTTCGTCGACCAGCAGCAGTTCTCGAAGCTGTTGTCCGACAAGGGCATCGCCAATGACGACACCGTCATCCTGTACGGCGGCAACAACAACTGGTTCGCCGCCTACGCCTACTGGTACTTCAAGCTGTACGGGCACGAGGACGTCAAGCTGCTCGACGGCGGACGCAAGAAGTGGGAGCTCGACGGGCGCCCCCTGGTGACAGAAGTCGCGGCCCGTACTGCTACTTCGTACAGTGCCGCAGCTCCCAACAACGACATCCGCGCCTTCCGCGACGAGGTCATCGCCGCGATCGGTGAGAAGAACCTGGTCGACGTCCGCTCCCCCGACGAGTTCTCCGGCAAGATCCTGGCCCCGGCGCATCTGCCGCAGGAGCAGAGCCAGCGCGCCGGCCACATCCCCACCGCCATCAGCGTGCCGTGGAGCAAGGCGGCCAACGAGGACGGCACCTTCAAGTCCGACGAAGACCTGGCCAAGCTGTACGCCGAGGCCGGTCTGGACGGCGACAAGCTGACCATCGCCTACTGCCGCATCGGTGAGCGTTCCTCGCACACCTGGTTCGTGCTGCAGGAGCTGCTGGGTCATAAGAACGTCAAGAACTACGACGGTAGTTGGACGGAATACGGCTCCCTCGTGGGTGCCCCGATCGAGTTGGGAAGTTGA
- a CDS encoding DUF1416 domain-containing protein: MCSAPKQGLTLPAGVDLEKETVITGRVVDGSGQAVGGAFVRLLDGSDEFTAEVVASATGDFRFFAAPGNWTLRALSPAGNGDASIAPTGAGIHEIDVKVA, translated from the coding sequence ATGTGCTCTGCACCGAAGCAAGGACTGACGTTGCCCGCCGGCGTCGACCTGGAGAAGGAAACGGTCATCACCGGCCGTGTCGTGGACGGCTCCGGCCAGGCCGTAGGCGGTGCGTTCGTGCGCCTGCTGGACGGCTCCGACGAATTCACCGCGGAGGTCGTCGCGTCGGCCACCGGTGACTTCCGGTTCTTCGCCGCCCCCGGCAACTGGACGCTGCGTGCGCTGTCCCCCGCCGGCAACGGCGATGCCAGCATCGCCCCCACCGGTGCCGGCATCCACGAGATCGACGTCAAGGTCGCCTAG
- a CDS encoding FABP family protein, giving the protein MSSDSDAVVPGSGDRAVASALERAKITAARNIPAFDDLPIAADTANLRAGADLHPALLALLPLVGVWRGEGEGHDADGDYRFGQQIIVSHDGGDYLNWDSRSWRLTEGGDFQAPDLRETGYWRFVNDPSDLDETQAIELLLAHSAGFVELFYGSPLNQASWELATDALARSKSGALVGGAKRLYGIVEGGDLAYVEERVDADGGLVPHLSARLVRFIG; this is encoded by the coding sequence GTGAGCTCCGACAGCGACGCAGTCGTTCCCGGCTCGGGTGACCGGGCGGTCGCCTCTGCGCTGGAGCGGGCCAAGATCACCGCGGCCCGCAACATCCCCGCCTTCGACGACCTGCCGATCGCCGCGGACACCGCGAATCTGCGCGCGGGCGCCGACCTGCATCCCGCCCTGCTGGCCCTGTTGCCGCTCGTCGGCGTGTGGCGCGGTGAGGGCGAGGGCCACGATGCCGACGGTGACTACCGCTTCGGACAGCAGATCATCGTCTCCCACGACGGCGGCGACTACCTGAACTGGGATTCCCGGTCCTGGCGGTTGACCGAGGGCGGAGACTTCCAGGCACCCGACCTCCGCGAGACCGGATATTGGCGGTTCGTCAACGACCCGTCCGATCTCGACGAAACCCAGGCCATCGAGCTGCTGCTCGCCCATTCGGCGGGCTTCGTCGAACTGTTCTACGGCAGCCCCCTCAACCAGGCGTCCTGGGAGCTGGCCACCGACGCCCTGGCCCGCAGCAAGTCCGGCGCGCTCGTCGGCGGCGCCAAACGGCTCTACGGGATCGTCGAGGGCGGTGACCTCGCCTATGTCGAGGAGCGGGTGGACGCCGACGGCGGCCTGGTGCCGCACCTGTCGGCTCGGCTGGTCCGCTTCATCGGCTGA
- a CDS encoding aminodeoxychorismate lyase, with translation MTARSADVVVDLDGVRHGPAAPLIRAADPVLTRGDGVFETMLLRAGRPCLLDAHLARLEHSASVTGLPGPDPDRWRAAVDIAAVQWGRSADGVLRLVHGRGASFVTVSAVPARAVAARRGGLAAVTLDPGPRGALTGAKSLSYALNVAALREAARRGAGDAIFVDHDGWVLEGPRSSVVIAESEILLSPPPTLPILAGTTVAALFEIAPRSAYRPLCVADLLAAEGVWLLSAVTLGARVHTLDGVALPPAPAAGELARLVDLAVSR, from the coding sequence ATGACTGCCCGATCCGCGGATGTGGTGGTGGATCTCGACGGCGTCCGGCATGGGCCCGCGGCCCCGCTGATACGGGCCGCCGATCCGGTGCTGACCCGAGGCGACGGTGTCTTCGAGACCATGCTGCTGCGCGCCGGTCGTCCGTGTCTGCTGGACGCCCATCTGGCGCGTCTGGAGCACTCCGCGTCGGTCACCGGGCTGCCCGGGCCGGACCCGGACCGCTGGCGTGCGGCGGTGGATATCGCGGCCGTGCAGTGGGGCCGATCCGCGGACGGTGTGCTGCGGCTGGTGCACGGGCGGGGGGCGTCGTTCGTGACCGTATCTGCGGTGCCGGCCCGCGCCGTCGCGGCCCGCCGGGGCGGGCTGGCTGCGGTGACGCTGGACCCCGGTCCGCGCGGTGCGCTGACGGGCGCGAAATCGTTGTCCTATGCGCTCAATGTCGCTGCGCTGCGCGAGGCGGCGCGCCGCGGCGCCGGCGACGCGATTTTCGTCGACCACGACGGGTGGGTGCTGGAGGGGCCGCGCTCCTCGGTGGTGATCGCGGAGAGCGAAATTCTGCTGAGCCCGCCGCCGACGCTGCCGATCCTGGCCGGCACCACGGTCGCCGCGCTGTTCGAGATCGCGCCGCGCAGCGCCTACCGGCCGCTGTGTGTGGCGGATCTCCTTGCCGCCGAGGGGGTTTGGCTACTCTCAGCGGTGACGCTCGGCGCGCGTGTGCACACCCTCGACGGGGTGGCGCTGCCGCCGGCGCCGGCCGCCGGCGAGCTGGCCCGTCTGGTGGACCTCGCGGTGTCGCGCTAA